Within the Rosa rugosa chromosome 2, drRosRugo1.1, whole genome shotgun sequence genome, the region TAATTAGCCCTGGTTATCTTTGTCTTTACGCGGTGAAGGTGGAGAGTTGGTTCGATAAATTCTTTCAGAATGTTTAATTCCTTGTCGCATTCTTCGTGTTGGATCTGCAATCAATAAACTTGACCGTGAGTTATATATTACTCAACCAAATACGTTCTAGTCTATATGTCGACCCCTAGTATGATCAAAATTCATAAGCTGACTACTGGCGTAGCCAGAAATTAAGGGTGGGTTCGGTTCACTTCGATTCAGTTTTGAGCTAAAATCGAAAACCGAATTGAATTTGAACTTCAATTCGGttcagtttgtttttttttaaataaaaattatttaataatgGTGTTTTTACCCAAGGCCTGTTTGATAGTTaattctttctctctttttgctGGCCTTTTTAAGCACCTTGATCAAAAATTAGGAAATTAGGAATGAATGTCATTGGAGCCtttttgataaataaataaaaataaaaagaataaaaaccaTTAACAATTGAAAGACCCAACAAAACATAAAATATTAACTTCTGGTGGTGATGATCCTGATGAGCTCCTCATCATTGTAGTGTTTgccttgattttctcatgaaGTGTCTTAGCCTCTCTTTTTGCCACTGTAAGTCTGTAATGTTCATCTCCTTCATATCGGAAAGCACTCAGCAATTACAGTAAATGCATGACTGGTAGCCGTAACTGCAAAATCCAATACAAAAACTATACAAAACACACCTATCTTCTAGAGTGTTAAAACCAAAAGTGCAGATGCAAAAGCAGATGGCGCAATCAACAAGTCATCCAATAAAGAGATCCAATGATATGATAGTACCTAATAGACAATAAAATAGACAACTGAATTTGAACATGGTTGAGAATCCGTTTGATCTCTACTATCTAACTATGATATCTAAGAGAAAATATTATGAAGTATTGAATCTTGTCAAGAACAGATATCTAAGAAGCAGATATCAAATTTAGAATGGGCAGAAAAGTCAAAGTACAATCAAATCACAAATAGATTATTTTATGGCATGCCAAAAGAAACAAGAACAGAGTTTCAATaccaaacaaaagcaaaaggctTGATAACAAAATTCCAAAAGTGAGAACAGAAGGAACATAAACACACCATGATATTGGCACTTATGAAGCATAGTCTCCAAGACTCGCAGGCAAGTGACATCATCATCGACGATAAGAACACGCATTCCAATAGGAAATTGATCTCTTTGGTCATCAAGTACTGGCTCAATTGTCATCTTCTCAAGTAGAGAAGTTGACAAAGAAATCACAGAAAAGTTAAAAGCTTGAAGCTTTCTTATTCTGGGCcaggaaaacccagaaaacccagaatcTATGAAATCAAAAAAAACAGACCCTAGTAAGATCATGTTCTTCATTTTCCAAGTACGACAAGCATGAAATTGTGGATCTAAGATATTAATCAACATAAAATGAACACTCATCTGGTCTAAAGcatcaaaatcacaaagtaATTCCAATACATTTCATATCTAAAAACATAAAATCAATGCAAGCCAGATCTAAGAGGCATACCATCTTTGTAGAGAATCACAACCACACAAACGTCAGGTGGAGCCTAGTAATTTTCTCGTCGTCACCGACCTGCACGGCAGCGTTTGGGACTTCCGCCACATCTACCGCAAAACTCTCCGGAGGCACTTGCTCACCACCAGCTGGAGCAAGTTCGTCAACCACAAGCTGCTCGTCGCTGGCGACTCTGTGGTGTTCATGAGGAGCTCCAGAGGTGGGGAGATGTACGTCGGGGTGCGGCGGACCTTGAGGGCGAGCCCCGACGGCGATTACTGCAGGTGGAGCTCTCACGTTGGGCTGAAGGCAGAGGAGGAAGGTTCTGGAAGTGACGGGTTTAATACAAGGCTTTCGGCGGAGGCTGTGGCTGTGGCGGAGACTGTTAGAGTGGACTGAAGATAGTTTCGTTAAGCATAACAACTGTTGTATTAAAGTAGGACATTCAACAAGAGATAAACAATTTAATTTAAAACTTGGTAATATTTATCTAAGCATTCTGATTAGATAAATACAAGAGGTTAATGTTGTTATCTTATGTATCTAGATAACAGAAGATATGCATATGCAGTAGAGTTGGATTGAAACTCTAACTCCTTGATGGGACTGAGCTTAGAGTGATCTACTTCTCTGTATAAATAGAAGTCCCTGTGTACACTCAATACACGCTGAAAATACAGCAGTAATACCATCTAGCTTTTCACATATTGAGTGCTTCACAGAAGGCTTTTGTTGAGTTCCTCATTTCAGCTCCTGCCATCGTTTTCCAGCTGCACTCTTCTCATTTCAAGATGGCTCTCCAAGCAACTGAGAAAGGTTGGGTTTCCAAGTCACTTTATCATGCTTATATCAATGTGTATTCTGGTGTGTGCTCATTGATATGTATATGACATGTTTGTATGTGTTTGTGATATCAAATGATTGATTGTTTATTTTGTGGCAACAGAGACTGCCGAGATGCCGGATGTATTATCCGAAAGGTGGGTGGGTCGACTTTGTGGCGAAGGCAGATCGAGGTGGTGGAGAAGGCATTGAAGGTGTTGGACGGCTAGGATGAGAGTCAAGATGGTCATGGAGACTGATGACTCGTCCGGGATGACTTGGCGATCTTCAATTCTCGATGATGAAGAGAAAACTGAGAGGATTGATGAAGAGAATAAAGAGAAGGCGAGAGgccagagaagaaagagaaaaaccaAAAGAGAGAGGCGAGAGAAGATAAACGTAGAGGCGAGAATGAGAGAAGTCGTGGAATCCCTTAGGATTTCTAACTTAAAAGTCAAaacgtagtttttttttttttttttttcagttcggTTAGGTTTTTGACATACTAAAATTGAAAATCGAACCGAACCAGTTCGGTTTTTTTCACTTTGGTACgttttttttcggttcggtttatTTCGGCTGTGGTTCGGCTTTCGCCTCGGTTTTTCAGTTTCGCGAACCCACCCCTACTAGAAATCCTATAATGGAGGATCAAAAATATGATTGAAATAGCTTAATATCTTTATATACAAAAGAACTGAATTTTCGTAGTATACAATAAATGATAATTTTATGGCTTATTCATATGTTTGTGGTTTAAATCTATTAAAACTTTGATAGTTTACTAAAATGTAAACAAAAAAGTAACAGGAAGTCACAAAATTGGAACATAAAAGCTAAAGTCAAAGGGGTCAACGAAGGGTTTACAAGCTATGTGATAGTAAAAACATCACATAACCGGAACATTCAAACTGATCGAGCTCAGCTTCCAACTGCTAGCTTAGATATAGCTAGCACTCTAGCAATGAAAATGGTTGTCAACTAATAAACACAAGTATGCCTGCAAATCAAAAATTCATGCTAATTAGAAGTGAGAAACAAATGGTTTACCTGCGTGAACTGATTGCATGGACAAGAATGAAGAACTGAAAATCATGAGCATGATTATCAGAATACGAATCACAGAGCATGAGACGCCCATCTCAATCTTACTCGATATTTCAACGAAAGGCCGATGTACTCGCTAGCTAATTGGCTCTCTCAACTTATTGAATAATGTACAATATATAGGAATATAGGATAACAATTGTGTGTTAGAAATTAAGTGAACTAGTCTCTGTAAAAGACCACGTTGGTAGGCTTTGTCCTAATTGACTAGTGCGCCAATAATCATCGACTATTTTTGGTAACTAGCCATGACGTGCATTCTGGACTAATTTTATAAGACGTGATAAGATGAAGAATAATATGAGCAAAAGTCAACAGTCAACAGAAGCAAGGTCAACAGTAAAAGGATctggctcctctaaagtgatgAACTTGTAAATTtatttcaatttcataaaatcttcaTACTCCACATGATCCAAGGGTCCTCATAGTTGACACCTCACTCTACCACTAATTTTTCGAATTTTAATCTAAACATCGTTAGCTTACTGTTAACTCCAAATAATAagaagggattttttttttttttgagaataaaataaGAAGGGATTTGACATGATCTTAGGCTTCAAATCTCATAGCTAGCTATAAAAACCCTAGCCGCACACAcgcaagagagagaaaaaccctAGCTCACCAAAAAACCCTACTTCTGTTTGCATGGAGGACGTCGACGAGATGGTCGTGCGCCTGGCTGCATCCTTGGGACTAGTAGATGCGGGCCGGCCGGTGGATCTGCGACCTTCTCGTGGTGAAGGATTACGTCGATCCCAAATGTACCTTGTTGGAAAACTTCTGACAACCAGAGCTTTCAACAAGAGATCTTTTATGGGGATGTTCCGGTGagcatggtggttgaatggCTGCTACACCGTCCAGGAGCATGATGACTGCTTTCTTTTTACTTTGTCAGACCCAAATGATCGTAACCGGATTCTTCGGGGTGGTACGTGGGGTTTTGGCAGAGCTTCGGTGGTTTTGGCACCATATGATGGAGTTGGAGCAATCAAAGATGTACCGCTTACTACACTAGCTTTTTGGATCAAGGTACGTGGACTACCGCCGGATTTTCACACAGATTGCTGTCTTAGAAGGATTGGAAGTGCAATAGGTCAGTATGTTCAAAAGGACACCACAGAGTTTGATGCAAGAAGAATCCGGATCCGGGTTGAATTGGACCTACTGCAACCTATCATCTTTCGTCGTAGCTTTACTGTAGATGATGGTATTGTGGTGGATTTGGATTTTTTCTTCGAGAATTTGTATTGCAGATGCAGGGATTGTGGACTTGTTACTCATGTTGGTTTGCAATGTTCTGGAATTCCTTTGCCAACAGAGCTGCAAACTGATACTCCTTTAGCACGTCAAAATCTGGAGCATGCCTTGAATCAAGTGGATGTGATACAGCATGCTGGGCCGATGTTGGTTTTTGGGGCACAGAATACCCCCTGGGTTGGAATGGATAGGTTTATGCCGACTGCTAAGCCTAAGATGAGGAAAGAAATACGTCGGCAATCTTCTGTTGGAAGTGGAGAGGGTAGCTCTAGGGTGCAGACAGACTCAAATGCGACGGAGTTGGATGGTGGTAGTGAGCCAAAGTCTGATGGCTCGAGTCAGGAGACAGTTAGAGTCGACAGCTCAATAGAACAGGCACCAACTCATGCAATGACTTCTCCTAGTTGTGGAATGTGTCATAAGCGTGCAGATGAGGATGGGATTTCtccaaagaagatgagattgaTCTTGGCAGTTGGAAGAACAAACATGGATGCTATGACCATGGGTCTGTGCAACGTGAAACCAGTCAAGAAGGTGTATAAGAAGATAGGTAGGCCAAAAGGTACAAAAAAACAAGGCCAAGGAGCTCAAGGTTGTTCAAGCTTCTCCGATGAAGAAGTCCCATCAAAGAAGTGTAAGACTCCaagaaaagaggaaaagttGGTGAATGGTTTGCCGGAATTTACTTTAGTTGAGGTTGTCAATGGTCCTAACCCGTCTAAGGGGAAGGAACCTATAGTTTCTTAGTAGGTGATCCTAGTTTTGATTGTCTATGCTAGTAAGAATGTCTCTATGAGTTTTGTGGAAGTGCTTAGCTTTAGCATACCACAATTGTCTGCTCGGCGTTTAAGGTTAGGTATAATAGATTGCCTGCAAGGCGAGGTGTTTTTATGTGgcatagactactctgagcAGAAATGTATTATTGGAGTAGTCTTCTATACTATTCTTGATCTATGAACCGGGCATACTATTGGTATGTTTccattttatcaaaaaaaaaatgatcttagGCTTCAAGATTCTTTCTCTGTGCTGCAACAATGTGTTGGCTCTTTTTCGATAGTTGAAGAAAAATCTCTACAAAATTATTGTTATGCAAGTCTTAAGAAATCATAATTATAAACATGATTGAGGTAGAGGTAGTCAATGCAAGGTGTGCGACACTACAAGCCAAGGATTTCACTTTAGCAAAAGCCGATATTCGATCGAGACCAAACCCAGAACCACCCTGCCATCTCTCCAACTCCCAAGAAGCTTCGACCAATCATtttgaactcaaaattttattgagTGCAAGAGGTGCAGCTGCGGACCCTGTGACTATGCTGGCCCATGGCTCTCATCCAACAGGTTAAGTCAAGGCTCGATCTCCATGACTATGGGGTTTCATAGATCTTATTATTGATACATGTGGTTTGTCCAGGAGTTTGTAAAATTAATTTTGAGGAGTTTTCTTATTGGAATTTGAAACATATGCAATTGCATGATTAAaagcttttcttttctctaaccATTGACAAGTTTCCATGGAAGCACACACAAGCAGCAAATGCAGGTGCAGGACAGAGAAGAGAATTCTTTCGCACAAAATCACatcaaatcaatttttttttgtcttctatAAATGGATCGGAGTTAACAGCAAGTTAAGTATTTTTAGACTAAAATTCTAAAAATTGATGGTTTAGTGAGGTGTCAACTGTCATGATCTTAGATCATGTTGAGCAtcaagattttatgaaattgaagtaaattcacaaactcctcactttagaggagccagATCCACAGTAAAATTAGCTCTAAGTCAGTATAAATTAGGATAAGTGTTATCAGATAAGTTGTTAAGAATTTTTAGCTTTTGTACCAAACCAAATAAATATCAGTAGCTTTTCTTCACTTTCTATTtcatcttcttcgtcttcttcctttgttcttcttcttcttctttctctattCTTTAGCTTAGGGCTTATCTTTTTCACCATGATCAGAATTTCTAGCAAATTTATTATACGAGAGATTGAAGTTGAATTTAGCTGATAACCCCAATTACCCAATATTGGTCTAGAACACGATTGCAGAAGGCCCGAATCAAATTCATGAAGCTGAATTGTCGACTTCGATTAAGATTAATATTAAGATCAATAAGCTAGCTCAGATAATTCTGAAAGCTGAGCTATGAATCAGAgacgaaggaagaagaagatgagagaaagggagagagagggagaaaacGTGAAAAATGAGAGGACTACATTTTTACTGAGTTGATCATGAAATTACAGAGTGAAGGCTTTTATACTATTCTAAAATAGCCACACCTACCTAATACCTATTATACccttaacatcccccctcaaccATATGCTTTGGTACCAAGCATAATGGTTGGAACAAAGAAAAACCCAGCTAATCTAgcaaaaactaaaccaattgaaaaacaaaacccaGCACTTCAATCAGTT harbors:
- the LOC133727988 gene encoding uncharacterized protein LOC133727988, producing the protein MGVSCSVIRILIIMLMIFSSSFLSMQSVHAVHSNSLRHSHSLRRKPCIKPVTSRTFLLCLQPNVRAPPAVIAVGARPQGPPHPDVHLPTSGAPHEHHRVASDEQLVVDELAPAGGEQVPPESFAVDVAEVPNAAVQVGDDEKITRLHLTFVWL